tcttttcttttcttcttcaccaCCTGTTCATCATTGCAGAAGCTGCACGTCTTCTTGTTCGAGCTGGTGCTGGTTTTGACTCGCCCAGTCATGCAGGACAAGGAAGGCATGGTACAGTTCCAGGTTTACCGTCAGCCCTTACCTGCTGCCCAAATTCTCCTGGAGGACCTGCCTGATGGAGAGGCCAGCAGTTCTGGATCCTTCCGTGGAGCCTTCACTGGCAACGACAAAGGTAAAAcgtacagtatgtttgtttctACAAACATATCTGTTTGTatcagatgtttgtatcttcataATACAGGGACATCGGAACGCAGGTGTATAAGTAGGTGAAGTCTGACTCACCTGGAGCAATGATGTAGAAATGGTGTACAAGTGTGCGGTCTGCGTGAGATTCCACcagtgaggttttttttttagtataaagctgtaattataGAGTTTCTTTTTAAAGATGGTGGAGATCATAGTCTGTATGTTGACTTTTATACCTCAGCACTGCTGAATTTTCTAACAATTAAATATTGATTCATTCCAGTAATAGCGTGCCTCAGATAGCAGCGATGACTAAAAAGCTAATCACGTTAGCAAGCTTGTTTCAATATTGTTTTAATATAGTTTACACGAGACATTTTTTGTACTCTAAgcttttattacacattttatgGAGAATGtgccagtgtcagtgctttgtaactgTCAGAAGTTTCCATTTTCATTTCTGGGGGTTTTGTGGTTTCTCAGTCACATGACAaactgcattttctttttttttttttgaagttttTCTTTAACTTCAAAAGAGCAAAAGGAGGTTGGTCAGGgaattgtgaggaatttaaaGTTATCGCAATAATGTGACTATTAAGGGCTAAAAGGTTTGAtggatcattttatttatttactgttagtCTTGCAAAATGTAtatggtataagaggaatacaCCATTTTCGGATGTGCTGTTACtggaaaatattacaatttgATAAAAGTTTGTAATGACATcatgttgattgttttcctttaGCAGTATGCTTTCTGTTGTATTCCTTACATGGTTCAATTTAGTACATTGTATTTACTGTTACTGAGGCATAAAACtgaattttgtatattttctgcTACACAGCTTATATTTGCATATCACTCTAAGACATAAACAGCCATTTATTACTGTGCATCATCATGCTCATGGACTTGTTCAGCCGCATCGCTTCCATTCTAAtaatatctttctctctcatcctctcatcACCCTCAGTGAAGAACTGCTTCCGTGTGAGCAGCAGGGGGCGCTCAAAGGCTCAGTCCCATAGCCTGCAGGCCAACGACTCCTTCAACAAGCAGCAGTGGATTTCCTGCCTTCGCCAAGCCATCATCCAATCACGAGACAGAGATGCTCAGGCCAGCCAATCCAAGCCACCCCTAGACCTTGAGCCCCCACTTGAACACATCGCTGAACTCAGCCTGAATTCTGATGTGGAGATGATAGACACATAGGTCAGGGGTGACATCACTTTACAAGGAACATGCTAAAGTCCCTGGTCATTACAGTTGCACACACCTTTCATTCAAGGAACTGATGAAGTTTACAAACTTTCTTAATATCAAACCAAAGGGTATTTATATGACTGGTTCTGATCTTCAAGGCACAATGCTGTGTTCCTCTGATCCAACCCTGCTGTTTGGAGAATGTGTAAAGTGATTTCCAGTTAAACCCTGAGCTCATTCCTGGGTTCTATGTAGCTTGTAGACTTTTCATTAAATCTCACAAACAGTAATTTGAATAGTATgataatgatatataaataatgcattatGCATGTAGTGACTGCTTGTGATAGCATCTGATGTTGAATGTGAATTCcattacagaaataataaaacaagacatttttattataactgttattttattttatattttatataactggACTCCTCTCTGTTAAACTGACAGTTTTCATGTGATGTTGGTTTTCAACTAATACAGTGTGGCAGAGATGGTGCTATTCACTAACTTTTGTTGATTGTAAACTACATACATGAAAAAGTGTAAGTgctataataaaaagaaatgtaacttATAGCAGCAAGGTAGGGGTTtcaaaataatgtcaatgtcCAGAATAATGTCAATGTCCATCATTTATAATTGCAAATGTTGAAATATTAGCAATGAATGTTATGTTTATGCTGTGTATATCATTACCTTCATACTGTAACTGCcctttaatacttttttttttatttttgaaatctGTATTGTATCACATATCTGGATCCTCTGATTTATTTGGTTGTTTAATCTTCTTGTACTTGTTCGGACTCCACACTTCTTCACTTCACATTTGGAAATAAGTTGGTCATGGCAGAACATTTCCACAACAGTCTCTAATGGTAAAGTAATGGGGGATGCAACCTTTGGCACTGTTATAGCACAGACTAATGTCAACTGTGGATTTAAAGTGTCCCAGCTCCTAAAAGGAGATGTAGCTAAATATAGACACTCCTACAAAGAGACATGAACGATTAATGGCGATTAAAGGTTTACTGGTCTGAAGTGTGTAGTGAGAGTGGGATAGATTTATAGACTTAGGCTTACTTATGGAATAGAGAGCCTTTACAAACCAAGGTAAAGACGACAACTATACTTTTGGAAATAAGATTTTATTCCATCCAGCATTGGAGAGCGACTGTTAGTTTGTTTGAGGTTTGTGTAAGTATTTGTTCTGTAGCGTTAAAATAGCTGACCAGTTAAAGTGTTTTTGAATGTAAACATCTATGAATTAATGTGATgaaagcaaaggaaaaaaatgaaggaacTATAAAAGAAATTATAGTCTAGCCTAATTGGCTGCTGTgatgtatttaaaagaaagtcACATACTCTTTTGTTGTAATGCAGCTGGTTCGTGTcacgtttattttatttatcagttggaatctttatgtaataaaaaaataatgtaagttGTCTCTCAAATTTGTCTTGTGCACAAATTTCATAGTGTAAGTATAGTGTATAATGGCTCAATGCTGAGAACTCGGATGGATACCACATGCCAGTCCCTATGTCGCTCGCTGGTGAGCCAAAATGAAAACATAGACATCTCTCAGTCGGTGCTCTACACCTCCCTCATGGGCTTGTTGCTGGTGGCTGACAAAGAGGTGAgatgtttagtgttttaatGGGAATATATTCAATGTTAGGCTATAATTTACATCTTATACAACAGTGCTGTGGAATTCTTATGAAATCCCAGTTTTATGTAAACTTAATAACGTAAATACCGGTCAGTAAAATTTACATCTTTAGTTTTCCGAGGAGTTTGTGCTTTCTTGtgattctctgttttttttacaaattgaccatttttgtatattattaacatcaagagagagaaaaatggagaGGAAAGGCCGACTGTAGCTGCTCTAACATACAGTGGGATGAAAATGTTTCtgtctggattttttattttcaattgaGCACCAAGGGTTTCATTACAACTGATGATATCAGCGACAAACACCTTGAATGAAAAGTAGAGccttaaaaatctttttatgaATTTCAAAATGTCTCAAAATTTGGTTTAtccccattttttattttaatgacagTGTTCACTCAAACTGAGATGCCATGATTATGATTATCCATGTTGGCTCAAATCCATCATAAAGTTTTCTGGACACATGCTTCAGTGCTCTAGAAATTGTGCCATGTCCTGAATATTGAGTTGCACTTTGCACTTTTTGGTGTGTTGTCTATTCTTTacttatttaacttatttaattatttggcaTATTTAAATTTACTGGGTTCTCCAGGACATGAGGGGATCCCTGGTCTAGTCTCGGTCTAACTGGACGGTTTTCTTATTCTGTTTAATCTGCAAATGTTTCAGCTCCTCATCACTCAATCACATTTTTAGTTTAATCGCATTAAACTCCTATTACTGTGTTAATGCCAAAATGCCATGAACATGTGTATAGACCCACTCAAAGCTGCTGCATTACTGTCTGAACTAGATAGATTCGTTTTGTTTGTTAACCTCTATAACCTCCACAAGCATGTTTTTCCTGTACTTAATAGGATTAGAGATGTTAGAACAGTACACTCCCTGAAGAGGTTTAGCCTGGCAGGATATTTTGAGAGGGTTTCTAATGAGGGAGAATAAAATTAACTTTAATTTGTTCGTCTATACCTACACAAATGATCATTTGAATAGTTTTCATTTGCAATATTCATcttacagagagagataaagctGGGCAATGGACAAGCTGGGCTGCATAATACCGGGAACACAGTATGTTACAGTACACAAAATGTTTAGACAGTTCTTTCATATTGCAGGATTTTTCCTTACTATTGTTGTGGTTCACTTGCAGTGTTTCCTGAATGCCATTTTGCAGTGTCTCTCCCACACTCAGGGGCTTAGAGACTACTGTCTGAGTAAAACCTACCTCCAGGACATGTACTCCAGTCAAGAGCCAGAGTTGATGAATGGTGAGTTTATTGTTCCTTATGTTACTTCATTGGGCACTTTGGATTTTCAGTGCGTCACACACCTGCCTCACAGTTTACACAAGTATGAGACGTTCTgaaaaatgaagtgtgtgatAACCATAGAACCAATTTCAACAGatatacatttctgtaaataaaggttgttttttgttaGATAAAGGTGAAATTCAATATATTCGATTTCTGAAATCGCACTGCATATGTTCTTCAGTTCAATCAGAGCATACTGTGTCTGATATAAAGCTGTCTCATCTTCACATTATGGCTTTTTCTGATATATCTATGTCCACCAATACTTTTCCAGAATTCACCAAAGTTTTGGAAGAGCTGTGGTGCACAGACGAAGGAAAAAGGGTGGTGAATCCTAAACGTTTCTACCATGTCTTTAAAGAGGCTTTGCCTTGCTTCAGTGGATACAGGTTGGCACAGCAGTAATTTATTCTAATACTTGTTGATTTCAAATGAACACATTCACAGTAATAACTACAAATGTTGCAGTAGCATCACTACAATATCTGTAATATCTGAGATAGTAAGTAAGGagtttttacatacattttatccatttatagacAATGACAATAATGGTGGAATGACCTCAAAACACGTTACTTCCTGTTATTCTAGAAGAACAGCTAAAAACAGTCATCCCCTCACCAGCCTCTATTTGTTCCCTCTCTTGAAGTTGCAGCTTGAcgtgttacagagaaaccgCAAAACTCTCCATCCTGAAGAGCTGCCAGAAAATGCACAGCTTTACTTCTGACTAATATACAGCACTGACATTGGAGAGTCATTCCAAAAAATGCTACATAAATGTCAGCATATCAATGACTACACATTTTTCAGTGCATTCCAACATACAAGGTCCTAAGTATATTGTTACTATAGACCTGATAACTATTCAGAAAAAGTGCATTAAATAAACCACCAGACTTCAGTTATGCTCTAATGTTATGCTActctagaaaatgaatcaacaactTCTGACCTATCAGAATCAAGCGCTCCACAGAACAGTGATATAAAGTCACATACATGGCcgtgtattttatataatatggtTATATATTTTACAGGATCGTAATTATACAGATAATGAAAATTCTCCCTCCTTCTGACAGTCAACAGGATGCTCATGAGTTCTTGCGATTCCTTTTGAACCGGTTACATACAGAAATCAACCGCCGACCCACTCATCGCACTGCCACTGCTAACACACCTGAGCCCAGCTACAATCGAttaaggtacacacacacacacacacacacacacacacacacacacacacacacacacacacacacacacacacaaaagttcTGATTTAAAAGAAGCAACAGCTATTCAGCTTTATAGTCCTGCAAATCCTACACTAACTCTTCCAACTAGAATTTCAGAAGAAGCAGCTGCTATGTGGAAGAAATACATGGACAAGGATGACAGTATAATTGTAGGTAAGCATGACTATCAGTGTAACATAGTTTACACTGTATCATacttttttcacattatttttaaGTGCAGCTTGCAATGTGTGAAATTGTTTCTAGTGTGTGAAACGCAAAAAATATACCTTAGAACATTTCTGATATTAGTCTCTAGTTTGCTTTAAGGCTTCTGTTGATGTTTTTACACCTCCTCTGCAACATCCATATATTCTTTTGCACATCTTGCGTTGTTCACTCACACTTCTGACAAAAACATCTGGTATATGCAGAAAAAGACTATACGTATTTTGCTAAATTGAGGCAGAGTTTTCCTTCCGTTGAACCTTTCAAACAATTCAACTTACAAAAAGCTTTTGTATTTAAGAACATTAATGGGAATTAAGATTTGTGAACATAATTAAAGCATAATTCCATTTTTCATGGAATATAGTCACTTTTAATGAACAATTTGGAATTTTTTGATATATTATAAAATTTccaaaaagtataaaagctgTAATATGTGGGCTGGAAAAATGTGACCAGATGCAAAAAATGAGGAAATAGCAAGATCTGTTGCATGGAAATCACAATAAATGTGCAACaaatcaagttttttttttaaacaatacgATTATTGTCAGTCTAGAATAAGTTCTCTGTTTTGTCACAGATTTGTTCTCTGGACAGCTGCGTAGCTCACTGCACTGCTCGGTCTGCTCACACTACTCCAACACATTTGACGTGTTCTGTGATCTGTCTCTGCCTATCCCAAAGGTAACTCACAAGCCCTGGATTGAGCCTTGTCTGGGACATGTGTAGACCTGACTTTCACCTTTTTTCCCACCCTGTGCTGTTTTAGACGAGTGACTCCAGAGCAGCTGTGACCCTCCGGGAATGTTTGGATTTGTTCTCACACGTGGAAAAACTCAGTGAAGAAAATTCACCTGTAGGTAAAGAGCAGGAGGCTTCAAGTTCGTCTGCAGGGACGATGTTGATGGACATGCTTAATTaatgtcattcattttctgtactttAGATGTGTGAGAAGTGTAATCGTTGCACAGAGACCACAAAAAGTCTAACCATCCAGAGATTTCCTAAAATCCTGGTGATACGTATCCTTTACACTTATGTACTGGATATAATAATGGCAGTAACACGAGTGATGAATATAACAAGGCTAAAGATTCTCCATAGAATTTACACTTAACTGTCTTAGAATTAAAACGCTTTACAGCATCGAGGTGTTCTATTCGGAAAAGTACAGTACCGGTGTCTTTCCCTCTAACGGATCTTGACTTGGGAACATATGGACCGAGTGATTGTGGTGAGTATACTTATTGTATAAGAACCAAAAGCTGTTCGGAGGACAAAAAACAGGTGTGAAGCAAAAGGTGTGATATGATATGACTCATCAAACTAGACACTTGGggatttaagaatttgtagattTTCTTAAGTATTTCTCTTGTTTATGG
This DNA window, taken from Tachysurus fulvidraco isolate hzauxx_2018 chromosome 23, HZAU_PFXX_2.0, whole genome shotgun sequence, encodes the following:
- the usp21 gene encoding ubiquitin carboxyl-terminal hydrolase 21, producing the protein MLRTRMDTTCQSLCRSLVSQNENIDISQSVLYTSLMGLLLVADKEREIKLGNGQAGLHNTGNTCFLNAILQCLSHTQGLRDYCLSKTYLQDMYSSQEPELMNEFTKVLEELWCTDEGKRVVNPKRFYHVFKEALPCFSGYSQQDAHEFLRFLLNRLHTEINRRPTHRTATANTPEPSYNRLRISEEAAAMWKKYMDKDDSIIVDLFSGQLRSSLHCSVCSHYSNTFDVFCDLSLPIPKTSDSRAAVTLRECLDLFSHVEKLSEENSPMCEKCNRCTETTKSLTIQRFPKILVIQLKRFTASRCSIRKSTVPVSFPLTDLDLGTYGPSDCGPVLYDLYALCDHTGTVNMGHYTAVCQDKGGWCCYNDSCVTQISVDQLQSSQAYLLFYTLKNNMASRK